A single genomic interval of Exiguobacterium sp. BMC-KP harbors:
- a CDS encoding DNA/RNA helicase domain-containing protein, whose translation MATTLKPIFFKAQQTSGYLTELEDNIKKSLKADADLLLNYPTIYVHIWRTRNNLLNGTWSIYIGETNNIISRTKEHWAAAKIPEISRKSGNWQHQMLEAVDDEGNPSFPVVYFFGHSLFHKSLALDIENKLIDFCMAMETAHIYNGRGNPQNFYSGYDNFDTIFSMIWRVLRNDNSELFLTEASIKKSAIYKASPNHKLTEDQKAAKQLIIDRTVDSIVNRKNNQLIFVEGEAGTGKTVLASSTFYGIIDNEILKDLNLSCYMLMNHEEQRNVYKSMARKLGYTEDIVKVPTSFIKEHSILDDLSNTYIPTDTVDIVFIDEAHLLWNQTNQAFDSKFKEPQLDEIMKRARVTVIMFDENQILHKGQISTGDYIDKKILLAKSQGPNPSAGESNYIRLVNQLRMNCSIETMKWVDDLSKKLELNDLVLNSKYKDSKNYEIRVFDTPAELHNAIKLRASRDETQLSRVIATYDWKYILNTNAPSSQKYWQLDIDGWTLPWNEQRYRIDLKHKLKNRQKLRYAALNWAEKDYSIDEAGSTFTIQGFDLAYSGVILGPSIRYDRKTNMIEFDESLRAWNNMTGNRTLQDGSILNVTNTISKHELRVLMTRGTKGLYIYACDANLRKALRKAIKTL comes from the coding sequence ATGGCAACAACACTTAAGCCAATATTTTTTAAAGCTCAACAAACAAGTGGTTATCTTACTGAATTGGAGGATAACATAAAGAAATCTTTAAAAGCTGATGCAGATTTACTTTTAAATTATCCAACCATATATGTACATATTTGGCGAACTAGGAATAATTTACTGAACGGTACTTGGAGTATATACATTGGTGAGACAAATAACATTATATCTCGTACTAAAGAGCACTGGGCAGCTGCAAAAATTCCGGAAATCAGTAGAAAATCAGGGAATTGGCAACACCAGATGCTTGAAGCAGTCGATGATGAAGGCAATCCTAGTTTTCCAGTAGTATATTTTTTTGGTCATTCTCTATTCCATAAATCTTTAGCTCTCGATATCGAAAATAAACTAATAGATTTTTGCATGGCAATGGAAACTGCACATATTTATAACGGAAGAGGTAATCCACAAAATTTTTATTCTGGATATGATAATTTCGATACAATTTTCAGCATGATTTGGAGGGTTTTACGAAACGATAACTCAGAGTTATTTTTAACAGAGGCTTCTATTAAAAAATCGGCCATTTATAAGGCTTCACCTAACCATAAGCTTACTGAGGATCAAAAGGCAGCAAAACAGCTTATAATAGACCGGACTGTAGATTCGATAGTGAATCGTAAAAATAACCAATTAATTTTCGTAGAAGGTGAAGCTGGTACAGGTAAAACTGTATTAGCGAGTAGTACATTTTACGGCATTATCGATAACGAAATCTTAAAAGATTTAAATTTATCCTGTTACATGCTAATGAATCACGAAGAGCAAAGAAATGTCTATAAAAGTATGGCAAGAAAACTCGGCTATACAGAAGATATTGTAAAAGTACCCACTTCTTTTATTAAAGAACATTCGATTTTAGATGATCTATCAAATACATACATTCCAACAGACACTGTCGACATAGTTTTTATTGATGAAGCCCACTTACTTTGGAATCAAACAAATCAAGCTTTTGATTCTAAGTTTAAAGAGCCACAATTAGACGAAATTATGAAACGAGCTCGTGTGACTGTGATTATGTTTGATGAAAATCAAATCCTTCATAAAGGGCAAATTTCTACTGGGGATTATATTGACAAGAAAATACTACTAGCAAAATCACAAGGACCAAATCCATCGGCCGGTGAAAGTAATTACATCAGATTAGTTAATCAGTTAAGAATGAACTGTTCTATTGAAACAATGAAGTGGGTTGATGACTTATCCAAAAAACTCGAATTAAATGATTTAGTACTTAATTCAAAGTACAAAGATTCAAAAAATTATGAGATACGAGTATTCGATACACCAGCAGAACTTCACAATGCAATTAAACTAAGAGCATCAAGAGATGAAACACAACTATCACGTGTAATTGCCACTTATGATTGGAAGTATATTTTGAATACAAATGCACCTAGTTCTCAAAAATATTGGCAACTAGATATTGATGGATGGACCCTCCCATGGAATGAACAAAGATATCGGATAGATTTAAAGCATAAACTGAAAAACAGACAAAAACTTAGATACGCTGCACTGAACTGGGCAGAAAAAGATTATTCTATTGATGAAGCAGGATCAACATTTACAATACAAGGCTTCGATTTGGCATATTCAGGAGTTATACTCGGTCCGTCTATAAGATATGATAGGAAAACTAATATGATTGAATTTGATGAAAGCTTAAGAGCATGGAATAACATGACAGGTAATAGAACTTTACAGGACGGTTCCATATTAAATGTCACGAACACTATTTCAAAGCATGAATTAAGAGTACTTATGACGAGAGGTACAAAAGGTCTTTATATTTATGCATGTGATGCCAACTTAAGAAAAGCATTACGCAAAGCCATAAAAACTCTATAA